In Paenibacillus sp. G2S3, a single window of DNA contains:
- a CDS encoding LrgB family protein produces MFFIATGIVLLNVAIYLMMSVIYKRFRFPVLIPALTATVLVVAILLYFHIPYDTYMIGGQWINQLLGPAVVALAYPLYKQRNVLVENLPAILGGAIVGLLLGMFSGLLLAAGLGFSKLYVLSILPKSITTPVAIQISNGLGGDSSLTSVFVMIAGFTGAIGGPLIIKLFKIRSEVGIGIGLGTGSHALGTAKALEYGEQSVSMSSVAMTVCAIVGSCIGPVVAWIMYP; encoded by the coding sequence ATGTTTTTTATCGCGACAGGAATTGTCCTGCTTAATGTTGCTATTTATTTGATGATGTCCGTTATATATAAACGTTTTCGGTTTCCTGTACTTATTCCCGCGCTAACAGCAACAGTCCTTGTTGTAGCAATACTTCTATATTTTCATATTCCGTATGATACATATATGATAGGCGGTCAGTGGATTAATCAACTGCTCGGCCCTGCTGTAGTGGCGCTAGCCTACCCATTGTATAAACAACGTAATGTGTTAGTTGAGAATCTTCCGGCCATCCTGGGGGGAGCGATTGTAGGTCTGTTATTAGGAATGTTCAGTGGTTTGCTTTTGGCAGCAGGCCTAGGATTCTCTAAATTATATGTTTTGTCCATACTGCCAAAATCGATCACAACACCTGTAGCGATACAGATCTCAAATGGTTTAGGTGGGGACTCCTCGCTAACCTCCGTATTTGTAATGATTGCTGGATTTACGGGCGCAATTGGCGGACCTCTCATTATTAAGCTTTTTAAGATTCGAAGTGAGGTAGGGATTGGGATCGGCTTAGGAACGGGTTCTCATGCACTTGGAACTGCAAAGGCGCTGGAATATGGTGAACAGTCAGTTTCAATGAGCTCAGTAGCGATGACCGTTTGTGCTATTGTCGGTTCATGTATCGGTCCGGTGGTAGCTTGGATTATGTATCCCTAA
- a CDS encoding NAD(P)H-dependent oxidoreductase, with translation METLSLNKNEILSAYQFRHATKEFDSHKKISESDFQFILETGRLSPSSFGFEPWRFVVVQSPEIREKLRPHAWGAQKQLPTASHFVLILSRLPKDMVADSDYIKGIMEHVQELPPEVMEGKGAMYDKFLKVDFELMENERAMFEWSCRQTYIALGNMMTSAALIGIDSCPMEGFDKAKIEQVLTEEGIMDAEHFGISCMVAFGYRLNEPRGKTRQSAEQVVQWV, from the coding sequence ATGGAAACTTTATCTTTAAACAAGAATGAAATCCTGTCTGCCTACCAGTTCAGACATGCAACTAAAGAATTTGATAGTCATAAAAAAATTAGTGAGTCGGACTTTCAGTTTATTCTGGAAACAGGACGTCTGTCCCCAAGTTCATTCGGATTCGAGCCTTGGCGTTTTGTCGTAGTACAAAGTCCAGAAATACGTGAGAAATTACGTCCTCATGCCTGGGGAGCACAAAAGCAATTGCCAACCGCAAGTCATTTTGTATTGATTCTCTCCCGTCTTCCTAAAGATATGGTTGCTGATTCTGATTATATTAAAGGAATCATGGAGCATGTGCAGGAGCTACCTCCGGAAGTGATGGAAGGGAAAGGTGCAATGTACGATAAGTTCTTGAAGGTTGATTTCGAATTGATGGAGAATGAGCGTGCAATGTTCGAATGGAGCTGCCGGCAGACTTATATAGCCCTTGGTAATATGATGACATCAGCCGCTTTAATCGGAATCGATTCTTGCCCAATGGAAGGTTTCGATAAGGCGAAGATAGAGCAAGTTCTTACCGAAGAGGGGATTATGGATGCTGAACATTTTGGAATCTCCTGTATGGTAGCCTTTGGGTATCGTTTGAATGAACCACGTGGAAAAACAAGACAAAGCGCAGAGCAAGTCGTTCAGTGGGTTTAA
- a CDS encoding DUF523 domain-containing protein has product MTGKILVSACLLGHKVRYDNGDVPCLDARFLKWYEEGRFVHICPEVVGGLSTPRPDAQRQGERVVTGAGADVTEPFMKGAQATLKLATEHQVALAILKQDSPSCGSLYIYDGTFMDTKMSGEGTTTELLRQNGFKVFGEDQLDEVEKELARMEG; this is encoded by the coding sequence ATGACAGGGAAGATTCTAGTAAGTGCATGTCTGTTAGGACATAAAGTGCGCTATGATAATGGTGATGTTCCGTGTCTCGATGCTCGTTTCCTGAAGTGGTATGAGGAAGGACGTTTTGTCCATATTTGTCCTGAGGTAGTCGGTGGGTTGTCAACGCCTCGTCCAGATGCCCAGCGGCAAGGTGAGCGGGTGGTGACTGGCGCAGGTGCAGATGTAACGGAGCCCTTTATGAAAGGTGCTCAAGCAACGCTGAAGCTCGCTACAGAACATCAAGTCGCGTTAGCTATTTTAAAACAGGATAGTCCTTCTTGTGGTAGTCTGTATATTTATGATGGAACTTTTATGGATACAAAGATGTCTGGAGAAGGTACAACTACGGAGTTATTACGGCAGAATGGGTTTAAGGTGTTCGGCGAAGATCAGCTGGATGAAGTGGAGAAAGAACTAGCTCGAATGGAAGGGTAA
- a CDS encoding winged helix-turn-helix transcriptional regulator yields the protein MRDRKGGFGDCPGGNKEACPVEFTLDVIGGKWKGILIYHLMDGTKRFNEFRRICPGITQRMLTLQLRELEEDGVVHREVYHQVPPKVEYSLTEFGKTLTPIIKLMKDWGEVYKTKQLSAESCPEDTNITV from the coding sequence ATGCGTGATCGAAAAGGTGGATTCGGAGATTGCCCAGGAGGCAATAAGGAAGCTTGCCCTGTGGAATTTACGCTCGATGTTATAGGAGGAAAATGGAAGGGGATTCTCATCTATCACTTGATGGATGGAACGAAACGCTTTAACGAATTTCGCCGGATATGCCCCGGAATTACTCAACGTATGCTGACCCTGCAGCTTAGAGAGCTGGAAGAAGATGGAGTTGTTCACCGTGAGGTCTACCATCAGGTTCCCCCGAAAGTCGAATACTCGTTAACCGAATTTGGCAAGACACTAACCCCTATTATTAAACTTATGAAAGACTGGGGCGAGGTTTACAAAACAAAACAGCTTTCCGCAGAAAGCTGTCCAGAAGATACAAATATTACGGTGTAG
- a CDS encoding putative ABC transporter permease yields the protein MMTSIFSSSGDTAMAVAGQYFFYFMIYSFLGWVLEGTYNLYSNGSFRKEGFLKGPFKPMYGFAPLLLLIARDLNLPFLIFLLLALVVPSAVEYVSGWLLKTVFQKQWWDYSGMSYQLQGHICLRFSLYWWALSVACVYGIQPFMERLYSRVPNVWGMIFPLVGLYLMADLLWTCWSRYRSEKTPQYQD from the coding sequence ATGATGACTTCTATATTTTCTTCAAGCGGAGATACTGCGATGGCAGTGGCAGGCCAATATTTCTTTTATTTTATGATCTACTCTTTTTTAGGCTGGGTATTGGAAGGTACATATAACTTATATAGTAATGGAAGCTTTCGCAAAGAGGGGTTTCTAAAAGGTCCTTTTAAACCAATGTATGGATTCGCACCACTGCTTCTATTGATTGCAAGAGACTTAAACCTGCCTTTCCTAATTTTCCTCCTGCTTGCGTTGGTGGTTCCTTCAGCTGTTGAATACGTAAGTGGGTGGCTGCTAAAAACTGTGTTTCAAAAGCAATGGTGGGATTACTCAGGGATGTCTTATCAATTGCAAGGGCATATTTGCCTTCGATTCTCCCTATATTGGTGGGCGCTTTCGGTAGCCTGCGTATATGGGATTCAGCCGTTTATGGAGCGTTTATATTCACGAGTCCCAAACGTATGGGGAATGATATTTCCTTTGGTGGGTCTTTACCTTATGGCGGATTTATTATGGACTTGCTGGAGTCGGTACCGGAGTGAGAAGACCCCCCAATATCAAGATTAA
- a CDS encoding CidA/LrgA family holin-like protein: MKIIRIIIQVFLLYLFYLAGDFLQKQLHLPVSGSIVGLLLLFVLLLFKVVPVKWIEDGATTILAYLPLFFIPATAGIVKHMDIFSGRGLLLILILIVSSVLTIAVAAHTSQWLSTLKGKSKAGWSSKSLSEKGKEI, translated from the coding sequence ATGAAAATCATTCGCATAATTATCCAAGTGTTCCTGCTTTATTTGTTCTACTTGGCTGGAGACTTCCTGCAAAAGCAGCTGCATCTTCCCGTTTCTGGGAGTATCGTCGGATTACTGCTGCTCTTTGTTTTATTGTTATTCAAGGTTGTACCAGTGAAGTGGATTGAAGATGGTGCAACAACAATCTTAGCTTATCTTCCGTTATTTTTTATTCCAGCGACGGCTGGGATTGTGAAGCATATGGATATTTTTAGTGGGAGAGGTTTGCTGTTAATCTTGATTCTTATCGTTAGCAGTGTGCTCACCATTGCAGTAGCAGCACATACGAGTCAATGGCTTTCAACCCTGAAAGGCAAGAGCAAGGCGGGCTGGAGCAGCAAGAGCTTAAGCGAAAAGGGGAAGGAAATATAA
- the rhaB gene encoding rhamnulokinase, which translates to MNARAHKHGQNHIAIDIGASSGRVVCGTLQNPGGTLSLTEIHRFSNGFSEKNGNLYWDVDYLFAEIVKGLQKAKSKGIEHCTVGIDTWAVDYVLLDQEGTRINEVFSYRDSRTDGAVQSLHRNISTESVYEKTGIQVLPINTLYQLFVHDPVELEAAHSILMVPDYLYYRLTGRRISEVTNASTTGLLNLHTRDYDTDLLALLGLSKEQFPPLTEPGEQIGGLTDDLAAHGDLPVCEFIAVATHDTASAVLGVPASSDKWGFLSSGTWSLIGMERATAITSPEAMERNYTNEWGAFGSFRFLKNIMGMWLIQKVREEYDGQYSFGELVELAAQEIPFRSIIYCNDERFMNPANMISEIQSYCAEAGQLVPQTPGEIARCVFDSLALSYYFYVQDLQLLTGEKWKRLHIVGGGANNALVCQIAADLLEMEIYAGPTESTAFGNVVMQMISVGTVADIKEAREIIYRSFDVTTYLPQVMDLTLKTAALAEFARLQVV; encoded by the coding sequence ATGAATGCTAGGGCGCATAAACACGGCCAGAATCATATTGCTATTGATATCGGAGCCTCTAGTGGGAGAGTTGTCTGCGGAACCTTGCAAAATCCGGGAGGAACCTTATCATTAACAGAAATTCACCGTTTTAGTAATGGGTTCTCTGAGAAGAATGGTAATCTTTATTGGGACGTTGATTATTTATTTGCTGAAATTGTAAAAGGCTTGCAGAAGGCGAAGTCAAAAGGAATCGAGCATTGTACCGTGGGAATTGATACTTGGGCCGTAGATTATGTGCTTCTAGATCAGGAGGGTACACGGATAAATGAAGTCTTTTCTTATCGAGACTCCCGAACAGATGGAGCGGTACAGAGTTTGCATCGCAATATATCAACTGAAAGCGTTTACGAAAAGACGGGAATACAAGTACTCCCGATTAATACGTTGTACCAGCTGTTTGTACATGATCCGGTAGAGCTGGAAGCAGCACATTCAATTCTGATGGTCCCTGATTATCTCTACTATCGGCTTACGGGACGCAGAATTAGCGAAGTCACGAATGCTTCAACTACAGGTCTACTGAATCTGCATACTCGGGATTATGATACGGATCTTCTGGCACTGCTTGGTCTTTCAAAAGAGCAATTTCCTCCCTTAACGGAACCTGGGGAACAAATTGGCGGATTGACGGATGACTTGGCCGCACACGGTGATCTACCAGTCTGTGAGTTCATAGCAGTCGCCACTCATGATACAGCATCAGCTGTACTAGGCGTTCCTGCAAGTAGTGACAAATGGGGATTTCTCAGTAGTGGTACTTGGTCACTCATAGGGATGGAACGAGCAACAGCAATCACAAGTCCAGAGGCAATGGAACGTAACTATACGAACGAATGGGGCGCCTTCGGCTCGTTCCGTTTTCTTAAGAACATTATGGGGATGTGGCTGATCCAAAAGGTTCGTGAGGAATATGACGGGCAATACAGCTTCGGTGAACTGGTGGAGCTGGCCGCGCAAGAGATTCCTTTTAGATCCATCATCTACTGCAATGATGAACGATTCATGAATCCAGCGAATATGATCAGCGAGATACAGAGCTATTGTGCGGAAGCAGGACAGTTGGTACCACAGACACCAGGTGAGATAGCCAGATGTGTGTTTGACAGTCTTGCCCTTTCTTATTATTTCTACGTTCAGGATCTTCAGCTATTGACCGGCGAGAAGTGGAAGCGGCTGCACATCGTAGGTGGTGGGGCGAACAACGCACTAGTATGTCAGATCGCGGCCGATTTGCTAGAGATGGAGATTTACGCTGGGCCAACGGAATCCACCGCGTTTGGTAACGTAGTTATGCAAATGATCAGCGTGGGTACGGTCGCAGATATTAAAGAAGCAAGAGAAATTATATATCGTTCATTTGATGTAACCACCTATCTTCCACAAGTGATGGACCTCACTCTAAAAACAGCGGCATTAGCTGAGTTTGCTCGACTGCAGGTCGTATAA
- the rhaA gene encoding L-rhamnose isomerase has translation MEQNTESFKSIQTSYNEAKKLYAQHGIDVDKVLEQLAAIKISLHCWQGDDVKGFMNKEKELSGGIAVTGSYPGRARNPEELRRDLEQALALIPGRHKVNLHAIYADTEETVDLDALEPKHFERWVHWAKEQGLGLDFNPTCFSHEKANDGFTLSHSDPEIRNFWIAHCKASRRISESFGQALGQPCVTNFWVPDGYKDTPIDRLSPRVRLQQSLDEIFSEEIDQQYNIDAVESKLFGIGSESYVVGSHEFYMGYALSRGKAVCFDAGHFHPTETISNKLSSWLLFGDQLLLHVSRPVRWDSDHVVTMDDELLEIARELVRGQFLDRTHIGLDFFDGSINHIAAWVIGTRNTIKALLRAMLEPIELLKQIELDGDYTTRLALVEELKSYPFGAIWDYYCATNGVPVRESWLSDVKQYEVDVLSKR, from the coding sequence ATGGAGCAGAATACAGAAAGCTTTAAGAGCATTCAGACGAGCTATAATGAGGCGAAAAAGCTCTACGCACAGCATGGCATCGACGTAGATAAGGTATTAGAGCAGCTTGCAGCAATCAAGATTTCATTGCACTGCTGGCAAGGAGACGATGTAAAGGGCTTCATGAATAAGGAAAAGGAACTAAGTGGCGGAATCGCGGTCACGGGCAGTTACCCGGGGCGAGCTAGAAATCCGGAGGAGCTGCGCCGTGATTTGGAGCAAGCACTAGCACTTATCCCTGGTCGTCATAAAGTTAATTTACATGCTATTTATGCCGATACGGAAGAGACAGTAGATCTTGATGCGCTAGAGCCTAAGCATTTTGAAAGATGGGTGCACTGGGCTAAGGAGCAGGGGCTTGGATTGGATTTCAATCCCACTTGCTTCTCTCATGAAAAAGCTAATGATGGCTTCACACTAAGCCACTCGGATCCTGAAATCCGCAACTTCTGGATTGCTCATTGTAAGGCTTCACGCCGAATCTCCGAATCTTTCGGTCAGGCACTAGGTCAGCCTTGTGTAACCAACTTCTGGGTTCCAGATGGATATAAAGATACACCGATCGACCGTCTGTCTCCAAGGGTACGACTTCAGCAATCACTGGACGAGATCTTCAGCGAGGAGATCGATCAGCAATATAACATTGATGCTGTAGAAAGCAAGCTGTTCGGAATTGGCTCAGAAAGTTATGTGGTAGGTTCGCATGAATTTTATATGGGTTATGCACTAAGTCGGGGCAAAGCGGTTTGCTTCGATGCTGGGCATTTCCATCCGACCGAGACCATCTCGAATAAATTATCCTCTTGGCTGTTGTTTGGTGATCAATTGCTGCTGCATGTTAGCCGTCCAGTGCGTTGGGATAGTGATCATGTGGTGACTATGGATGATGAACTGCTAGAGATTGCCCGTGAACTAGTAAGAGGTCAATTTCTAGACAGAACTCATATCGGACTCGATTTCTTTGACGGAAGTATTAATCACATTGCCGCTTGGGTGATCGGAACACGTAACACAATCAAAGCCCTGCTACGCGCGATGCTGGAACCGATAGAGCTTTTGAAGCAAATTGAACTGGATGGGGATTATACTACTAGACTTGCACTTGTAGAGGAATTGAAATCTTATCCGTTCGGAGCTATTTGGGATTATTATTGTGCGACGAATGGTGTGCCTGTCCGAGAAAGTTGGCTGAGCGATGTGAAGCAGTACGAAGTAGATGTTTTATCAAAGCGATAA
- a CDS encoding LUD domain-containing protein: protein MTEETHNEWLERMEHDSREKQQAFMNDIARRLKRPRTTVAPVHPFRGAPDYWQEFQWSPDERIDQFTANFQSAGGHVFRMASMDEAKAFIVNKANEMLARYILRQNVEELAALRLEEELAETRVSIWNTDLQEAWKARAAEADIGIVIADYAVAYTGSITVLSSADKGRSVSLLPTALIAIIPLERLKTRLGEVLLDFDEAGQSGLPAGIHFISGPSRSADIENDLTIGVHGPGIVFALLVG, encoded by the coding sequence ATGACTGAGGAAACGCATAATGAATGGCTTGAGCGTATGGAACATGACTCTCGTGAGAAGCAGCAGGCGTTCATGAACGATATCGCTCGTCGCTTGAAACGGCCAAGAACGACAGTGGCTCCGGTACATCCTTTTCGCGGCGCTCCAGATTATTGGCAAGAATTCCAGTGGAGTCCGGATGAACGCATCGATCAATTTACTGCGAATTTTCAAAGTGCAGGTGGACATGTGTTTCGCATGGCAAGTATGGATGAAGCTAAAGCTTTCATCGTCAATAAAGCGAATGAGATGCTCGCCCGTTATATTCTTCGGCAAAATGTAGAAGAGCTTGCGGCACTTAGGCTAGAAGAGGAGCTCGCTGAGACGCGGGTATCTATCTGGAATACAGATTTGCAGGAAGCTTGGAAAGCTAGAGCAGCGGAAGCTGATATTGGAATAGTGATCGCGGATTATGCAGTTGCTTATACTGGCTCTATTACAGTGTTATCTTCTGCGGATAAAGGGCGCTCTGTCAGCCTGTTGCCTACTGCATTAATTGCTATCATTCCGCTAGAGCGGCTGAAGACTCGTCTGGGTGAGGTGCTTCTTGATTTTGATGAAGCGGGGCAATCGGGTCTACCCGCAGGTATTCACTTTATCTCTGGACCGAGTCGTTCAGCGGATATTGAGAATGATCTGACGATAGGTGTGCATGGTCCAGGAATCGTATTCGCCTTGCTGGTAGGCTGA
- a CDS encoding YkvA family protein — MKKDEDKITAELTAEKFPYSKENEEMVTRNFWTKTKKFAGKIPFTKDAIAMYYCAIDAKTPLWAKGIAFGALAYFISPIDAIPDALLGLGFTDDAAIIAAGIKAISGQVTDEHKEKAEAFFEK, encoded by the coding sequence ATGAAGAAAGATGAAGACAAAATCACTGCGGAACTCACAGCAGAGAAGTTTCCATACAGCAAAGAAAATGAGGAAATGGTGACGCGGAATTTTTGGACAAAAACTAAAAAGTTCGCAGGCAAGATCCCATTTACTAAAGATGCTATTGCGATGTATTATTGCGCGATCGATGCGAAGACCCCTTTATGGGCTAAAGGAATTGCCTTCGGAGCGTTGGCTTATTTCATCTCCCCGATTGATGCGATACCGGATGCGCTTCTCGGACTTGGATTTACGGATGATGCGGCAATTATTGCAGCAGGCATCAAAGCGATCTCAGGTCAGGTTACGGATGAACATAAAGAAAAGGCCGAAGCATTTTTTGAAAAATAA
- a CDS encoding Vat family streptogramin A O-acetyltransferase gives MEKYGPNPNALYPNEQIKSICYIKNVITRKNIMVGDYTYYDDIDGAEKFEEHVNHHYDFIGDKLIIGRFCAIAKGIEFIMNGANHRMNSVTTYPFNIMASGWEHAVPELSDLPLKGDTVIGNDVWIGQNVTVMPGVHIGNGAVIAANSTVVKDIPAYSVAGGNPCKVIRQRFDDEMIEYLEALKWWDWDAERIFKNLEALCSSDLNKIKEIK, from the coding sequence ATGGAGAAATATGGACCGAATCCGAATGCGCTCTATCCGAATGAACAGATCAAAAGCATCTGTTATATCAAAAATGTGATTACAAGAAAAAATATTATGGTTGGCGACTATACGTACTATGATGATATAGACGGTGCGGAAAAATTTGAGGAGCATGTGAATCATCATTATGATTTTATTGGTGACAAGCTTATCATTGGGCGATTCTGCGCAATTGCCAAAGGTATTGAATTTATTATGAATGGTGCGAACCATCGGATGAATTCTGTTACGACCTACCCTTTTAATATTATGGCCAGTGGCTGGGAGCATGCGGTTCCAGAACTATCAGATCTACCCTTAAAAGGAGATACGGTGATCGGAAACGATGTGTGGATTGGGCAGAATGTTACGGTTATGCCGGGTGTACATATTGGAAATGGAGCCGTCATCGCGGCTAATTCAACGGTTGTGAAAGATATCCCGGCTTATAGTGTGGCTGGAGGAAATCCCTGTAAAGTGATCCGACAACGTTTTGATGATGAGATGATCGAATATCTAGAAGCGCTTAAGTGGTGGGATTGGGATGCCGAGCGTATCTTTAAGAATCTTGAAGCGTTATGCAGCAGTGATTTGAATAAAATCAAAGAAATTAAATGA
- a CDS encoding NUDIX domain-containing protein, whose protein sequence is MPMSEYYQGIRGKVGSELLMMPSVAAVIRNKEDEILFIRKPGESLWGLPAGAIEPGERPGRTLRREVYEETGLMVHPTSILGVFGGGKYRYEYNNGDQVEYTVIVFECSIIRGTLRAVDGESEEFKFFKESELPEMTIPYPVEIFKKEREVVKTIFE, encoded by the coding sequence GTGCCGATGTCTGAGTATTATCAGGGGATCCGAGGTAAAGTGGGTTCAGAGTTATTAATGATGCCTTCCGTAGCTGCAGTAATAAGAAATAAAGAAGATGAAATTCTGTTTATTCGAAAACCTGGAGAGTCCTTGTGGGGATTGCCAGCAGGAGCCATCGAGCCAGGGGAACGTCCGGGAAGAACTTTGCGCAGAGAAGTATATGAAGAGACGGGATTAATGGTGCACCCCACTTCCATTCTTGGGGTTTTTGGTGGAGGGAAATATAGATACGAATATAACAATGGGGATCAGGTGGAATATACAGTCATTGTATTTGAGTGTTCTATCATCCGTGGAACGCTGAGAGCGGTGGATGGGGAAAGCGAAGAATTTAAGTTTTTTAAAGAGAGTGAGCTTCCCGAGATGACCATTCCTTACCCAGTGGAGATTTTCAAGAAAGAACGCGAGGTAGTAAAAACGATCTTTGAGTGA